A window of Salmo trutta chromosome 5, fSalTru1.1, whole genome shotgun sequence contains these coding sequences:
- the LOC115194776 gene encoding low affinity immunoglobulin gamma Fc region receptor III-like codes for MERTCPLLLLLSTLVYCSLGQGGDISLPASLSVSPDRSQFFEFESVSLSCEVQGNSTGWRVVRNAERGNLSECNTDWGKQQGSSCIVSLIPSYSGVYRCESGSGEHSNAVNITVPAGAMILESPVLPVTEGDSVTLRCRYQGTPSDLTAVFYKDGSLIRAESTGEMTIPAVSKSDEGLYKCSSSKGESPESWMTVTDGGSTSSSSATPLLPSSLLLPLSVSGLVAALSISLIILLVLFCKKRNKHVAAEPRDVTYANVRITQDPEPRRRREKSPGADPVYSAVKTSNTTGGSGPSDVTYADVNHTKRQHNRRRENVVPDPVYSAVKTDRQRYR; via the exons tgctgTTGAGTACACTGGTATACTGTAGCCTCGGACAAGGTGGAG aTATCTCTCTTCCAGCCTCTCTGAGTGTCAGTCCTGACAGATCTCAGTTCTTTGAATTtgagtctgtctctctgagctgTGAGGTTCAGGGGAACTCTACTGGATGGAGAGTGGTGAGGAATGCAGAAAGAGGAAACCTTTCAGAGTGTAATACTGACTGGGGAAAACAACAAGGGTCTTCATGCATCGTGTCACTAATACCATCATACAGTGGAGTGTACAGGTGTGAGTCTGGGTCTGGAGAACACAGCAATGCTGTCAACATCACAGTACCTG ctggtgcTATGATCCTGGAGAgccctgtccttcctgtgactgAGGGAGATTCTGTGACTCTGCGCTGCAGATATCAGGGAACTCCCTCTGACCTCacagctgttttctacaaagatGGATCCCTCATCAGGGCTGAGTCTACAGGAGAGATGACCATCCCTGCAGTATCCAAGTCAGATGAAGGACTCTACAAGTGTTCCAGCTCGAAAGGAGAATCACCAGAGAGCTGGATGACTGTGACAG ATGGGGGCTCTACCTCGTCCTCCTCTGCTACCCCCCTCCtaccctcatctctcctcctccctctgtctgtctctgggttggtggctgctctctccatctctctgatcATTCTACTGGTCCTGTTCTGCAAGAAGAGGAACAAACATGTAGCAGCTGAACCCAGAGATGTTACGTATGCTAACGTTAGAATCACACAGGACCCAGAACCCAGGAGAAGGAGAG AGAAGTCTCCAGGAGCTGATCCAGTCTACTCTGCAGTGAAGACCTCCAACACCACAg GTGGATCTGGTCCAAGTGATGTGACCTATGCTGACGTCAACCAcacaaagagacaacacaacaggaGGAGAG AGAACGTCGTTCCAGACCCTGTCTACTCAGcagtgaagacagacagacagagatacag GTAG